In Burkholderia sp. WP9, a genomic segment contains:
- a CDS encoding glycosyltransferase family 4 protein, with product MKIIHLANHAQCVGNGIVNVMVDLACLQARAGHDVTVASAGGGFEALLARHGVRHVLLPQSPRPSRVASMVAGFRRLVAQVDPDVVHAHMMTGALIARVSALRRRYVLITTVHNEFQRSATLMGVGDHVVAVSDAVAAAMARRGIAPARLSVVRNGTIGTPRLADTPVPAQPQLAHPCVVTVSGMYERKGIGDLLHAFALLRERVPHAVLYLVGDGPDRGAMEALARQLGVAAQVRFEGFVADPRAYLAQADVFVLASHYEAAGLVLCEARELGRAIVATRVGGIPEMLDGGEAGVLVPVQDPTALAQALGHLLSAHDAHAALSARALCKLDKFSVQQVSDGYLSIYERTLASCQPRRFASIATRGMTAVARVVPDTVTHSSSI from the coding sequence ATGAAAATCATTCACCTCGCCAATCACGCGCAATGCGTCGGCAATGGCATCGTCAACGTGATGGTCGACCTAGCCTGCCTGCAGGCGCGCGCCGGCCACGACGTGACGGTGGCCTCGGCGGGCGGCGGCTTTGAAGCGCTACTGGCGCGGCACGGCGTGCGTCACGTGCTGTTGCCGCAATCGCCCAGACCGTCGCGTGTCGCGAGCATGGTGGCGGGCTTCAGACGGCTGGTCGCGCAGGTCGATCCCGACGTCGTGCACGCGCACATGATGACCGGCGCGTTGATCGCTCGCGTGAGCGCGCTGCGGCGGCGCTACGTGCTGATCACCACGGTGCACAACGAGTTTCAGCGCAGCGCCACGCTGATGGGCGTCGGCGATCACGTGGTGGCGGTCAGCGATGCAGTGGCCGCGGCGATGGCGCGGCGCGGCATTGCGCCGGCGCGCCTGAGTGTCGTGCGTAATGGCACGATCGGCACGCCGCGCCTCGCCGACACGCCGGTGCCCGCGCAACCGCAACTGGCGCATCCGTGCGTCGTCACGGTGTCGGGCATGTATGAGCGCAAGGGGATCGGCGATCTGCTGCATGCCTTCGCGCTGCTGCGCGAGCGCGTGCCGCACGCGGTCCTGTATCTCGTCGGCGACGGTCCGGATCGCGGTGCCATGGAAGCGCTGGCTCGGCAACTGGGTGTCGCCGCTCAGGTGCGTTTCGAAGGTTTTGTCGCTGACCCGCGTGCGTATCTCGCGCAGGCCGACGTGTTCGTGCTCGCCTCGCACTACGAGGCGGCCGGCCTCGTGCTGTGTGAAGCGCGTGAATTAGGTAGGGCGATCGTGGCGACGCGCGTGGGCGGCATTCCCGAGATGCTCGACGGCGGCGAAGCCGGCGTGCTCGTGCCGGTGCAGGACCCGACTGCGTTGGCGCAGGCGCTCGGGCATCTGCTGAGCGCGCACGATGCGCATGCGGCGCTGTCCGCACGCGCGCTCTGCAAGCTCGACAAATTCAGCGTGCAGCAGGTGAGCGACGGCTATCTGTCGATCTACGAACGCACTTTGGCGAGCTGCCAGCCGCGCCGCTTTGCGAGCATCGCCACACGCGGTATGACGGCGGTTGCACGAGTAGTGCCGGACACTGTCACGCACTCGAGCTCGATCTGA
- a CDS encoding glycosyltransferase family 4 protein, producing MSDTSIESLQIGMHWFNERPGGLDRMFKALIDTLPEQGVNVRGMVAGTPGVFDASGGRVLAFAGAQSQLGTRLWGSRVQSRALRAAKMPDVVASHFALYAAPTVGVFRRVPKVVHFHGPWAAESFPGGGGGWSRAMRVALERFVYRSGTRHIVLSQAFGRLLHENYGVREDSIRIVPGCVDVAHFNTRATRREARGRLRLPQDRPLLFCMRRLVSRMGLEDLIDAMALVKPMIPDVLLIIAGKGPLEAQLQARIVSRGLERNVRLAGFVADEKVPLWYRAADLSVVPTVSLEGFGLTTIESLAAGTPVLVTPVGGLPEAVAPLSSELVLPSSGFRSLGEGIADVLLGRRVVPDAEACRAYASAHFDRPVVAAQVARVYREAISAF from the coding sequence ATGAGCGATACGTCGATCGAATCGCTGCAAATCGGAATGCACTGGTTCAACGAGCGGCCGGGCGGGCTCGACCGCATGTTCAAGGCATTGATCGATACGCTGCCCGAGCAGGGCGTCAATGTGCGCGGCATGGTGGCGGGCACACCGGGCGTGTTCGATGCGTCGGGCGGCCGCGTGCTGGCTTTTGCCGGCGCGCAGTCGCAACTCGGCACGCGGCTGTGGGGTTCGCGCGTGCAGTCGCGCGCGCTGCGCGCCGCGAAGATGCCCGATGTGGTCGCCTCGCATTTCGCGCTCTACGCGGCGCCGACTGTCGGCGTGTTCCGGCGCGTGCCGAAGGTCGTGCATTTTCACGGACCGTGGGCGGCCGAATCGTTTCCGGGCGGTGGTGGCGGCTGGTCGCGCGCCATGCGCGTCGCGCTGGAGCGCTTCGTCTATCGCAGCGGGACACGGCATATCGTGCTTTCGCAGGCGTTTGGCCGGCTGCTTCACGAGAACTACGGCGTGCGTGAGGACAGCATTCGTATCGTGCCGGGCTGTGTCGACGTGGCGCACTTCAATACGCGGGCGACCAGGCGCGAGGCGCGCGGGCGTTTGCGTTTGCCGCAGGACAGGCCGCTGCTCTTTTGCATGCGGCGTCTGGTGTCGCGCATGGGCCTCGAAGACCTGATCGACGCCATGGCGCTCGTCAAGCCGATGATCCCGGACGTACTTCTCATCATCGCCGGCAAGGGGCCGCTGGAAGCTCAGTTGCAGGCGCGCATTGTTTCGCGCGGGCTCGAACGCAATGTCCGGCTGGCGGGTTTCGTGGCCGACGAGAAAGTGCCGCTGTGGTATCGGGCCGCCGATCTTTCGGTGGTGCCGACGGTGTCGCTCGAAGGCTTCGGGCTCACCACGATCGAATCGCTCGCCGCGGGCACGCCGGTGCTGGTGACGCCGGTCGGCGGACTGCCGGAAGCGGTGGCGCCGCTGTCGTCCGAACTGGTACTGCCGTCGAGCGGATTCCGCTCGCTCGGAGAAGGGATTGCCGACGTCCTGCTCGGGCGCCGCGTGGTGCCGGATGCCGAGGCGTGCCGTGCGTATGCGAGCGCGCATTTCGACCGGCCGGTGGTCGCCGCGCAGGTTGCGCGCGTCTATCGCGAAGCGATCAGCGCATTCTGA
- a CDS encoding glycosyltransferase family 4 protein — translation MRILIVTHVVRKNDGQGRVNYEIVLAALAAGHAVTLLAAEAAPELVQHPHVHFVQIPTSGLPTKLLQYQMFAWRCGAWIRAHRDEFDVVHVNGFIAWARADVNAVHFVHDGWYRCGFYPFRLLHNLYHAYQVVYTLLNIVCEKWAFRHAEVIVPVSQKVAGEVRALGIGSAQVQVIHNGVDVGEFTPGTPERARFNLPQAPFMLLFAGDLRMSRKNLDTVLHALVRTSPEVHLAVAGILHNSPYPALVESLGLTQRVHFTDMVMDMPALMRSVDAFVFPSRYEPMGLVLLEALSAGLPVITVRTAGGAEVIARGSGIVLDDPNNAAALAVAIEHLAREPDYARRLGLAARAVAGTLSWQAMAERYLSVYEQVHARRAARELPAARATASAEL, via the coding sequence ATGCGAATTCTGATCGTCACCCACGTCGTGCGAAAAAACGACGGGCAGGGGCGGGTCAACTATGAGATCGTGCTGGCGGCGCTCGCCGCCGGTCATGCGGTGACGCTGCTCGCCGCCGAGGCCGCGCCTGAACTGGTGCAGCACCCTCACGTGCATTTCGTGCAGATTCCCACCAGCGGTTTGCCGACCAAGCTGCTTCAGTACCAGATGTTCGCGTGGCGTTGCGGCGCATGGATTCGCGCGCATCGCGACGAATTCGACGTGGTGCATGTGAACGGCTTCATTGCGTGGGCGCGTGCCGATGTCAACGCCGTGCACTTCGTCCACGACGGCTGGTATCGCTGCGGCTTCTATCCGTTCAGGCTGCTGCATAACCTGTATCACGCGTATCAGGTTGTCTACACGTTGCTGAATATCGTGTGCGAAAAGTGGGCGTTCCGGCATGCCGAGGTGATCGTGCCGGTCTCGCAGAAAGTGGCCGGCGAAGTTCGCGCGCTGGGCATCGGCTCGGCACAGGTGCAGGTGATACACAACGGTGTCGATGTCGGCGAGTTCACGCCCGGTACACCGGAGCGGGCCCGTTTCAATCTGCCGCAAGCGCCGTTCATGCTGCTGTTCGCCGGCGACCTGCGCATGTCGCGCAAGAATCTCGACACCGTCCTGCATGCGCTCGTACGCACGTCCCCCGAAGTGCATCTCGCGGTCGCCGGGATTCTGCACAACAGTCCTTACCCCGCGCTGGTGGAATCGCTCGGACTGACGCAGCGGGTTCACTTCACGGACATGGTGATGGACATGCCCGCGCTGATGCGCTCGGTCGATGCGTTCGTGTTTCCCTCGCGCTACGAGCCGATGGGGCTCGTGCTGCTGGAGGCGTTGTCCGCCGGATTGCCGGTCATCACCGTGCGCACCGCGGGCGGCGCGGAAGTGATCGCGCGCGGCAGCGGTATCGTGCTCGACGATCCCAACAACGCCGCCGCGCTTGCCGTGGCGATCGAACATCTCGCCAGAGAGCCGGATTACGCGCGACGCCTTGGGCTCGCCGCGCGCGCGGTGGCCGGCACGTTGAGCTGGCAGGCGATGGCTGAGCGCTATCTGTCCGTCTACGAACAGGTGCATGCACGGCGCGCGGCGCGCGAGTTGCCGGCGGCGCGTGCGACCGCATCGGCGGAACTATGA
- a CDS encoding GNAT family N-acetyltransferase, which translates to MNWKTLEFDQLSARELYLILRARSAVFVVEQSHVCLDADGRDENALHVFAVEDMARSMPILAYARVQPGDAEDPEITIDKVLTSPLRRGDGTAELLLERVLQAIAERWPGHATRVSAPLGLRGFYEQFGFRKTEGPYLEHGVPFIGLTRQARVSQPLFGVRRRERGAAVLVNTFELL; encoded by the coding sequence ATGAACTGGAAAACGCTGGAATTCGATCAGCTTTCGGCACGCGAGTTGTATCTGATCCTGCGGGCGCGCAGCGCGGTGTTCGTAGTCGAACAGTCGCATGTCTGTCTGGACGCCGACGGCCGCGACGAAAATGCGTTGCACGTGTTCGCGGTTGAGGACATGGCGCGCTCCATGCCGATTCTCGCTTACGCACGTGTGCAACCCGGCGACGCGGAAGACCCGGAGATCACCATCGACAAGGTCCTGACGAGTCCGCTGCGACGCGGCGACGGCACCGCCGAACTGCTGCTCGAACGCGTGCTGCAGGCAATCGCCGAACGTTGGCCGGGACATGCCACGCGTGTCAGTGCGCCGCTCGGTCTGCGCGGCTTCTACGAGCAATTCGGCTTTCGCAAGACGGAAGGACCTTATCTCGAACATGGCGTGCCATTCATCGGCCTCACACGCCAGGCGCGCGTCAGCCAGCCGCTCTTCGGCGTGCGCCGCCGCGAGCGCGGCGCCGCCGTGCTCGTGAATACGTTCGAGTTGCTGTGA
- a CDS encoding acyl carrier protein has translation MKTALRRILSESARLDVAPESLADDANLYAAGLSSLATVHLMLAIEDEFGIEIPDRLLTRRLFSSIDSMAAAVTELQQAKAAA, from the coding sequence ATGAAAACCGCATTGCGACGCATCCTTTCCGAATCGGCCCGCCTCGACGTCGCGCCGGAGAGCCTCGCCGACGACGCCAACCTGTACGCCGCGGGCTTGTCCTCACTCGCGACCGTGCATCTGATGCTGGCCATCGAAGACGAATTCGGCATTGAAATTCCAGACCGTTTGTTGACGCGGCGGCTTTTCTCGAGCATCGATTCGATGGCCGCCGCGGTAACCGAACTGCAACAGGCGAAGGCGGCAGCATGA
- a CDS encoding acyl-CoA dehydrogenase family protein, with translation MNAPLLDAAASLAPTQVPALDEGDPPAVLSAVDAEPGWRAAAQRCAAVAAQFADSVDREARFPREAFDALKRERLLSAMVPAAFGGAGLSLADVGAICETLAQGCASTAMVYGMHQIQVACIEAHGSDSAWHRQLLAQLVENQWLLASATSEETIGGNMRTSACAVELDAARFRIEKLAPTISYGAHADGVLVTARRTAESAAADQVLIVALRADTQLEKRGGWDSMGMRGTCSEGFRLVATGLAEQILPTPFAEIADQTMLPVSHTLWASVWTGVASDAVNRAKVFFRAQARSKPGEIPPAGLRLAEAVGLLQMMQARLAVALEAARAAHQARHGGSQADAPLAAMLGFASDMNTLKTSISTTALQVVQEVLMICGMAGYKNGTPYSVGRHLRDLYSAPLMINNDRIAQNTASLLLAQRPAAPGRA, from the coding sequence ATGAACGCCCCGCTGCTGGATGCGGCGGCTTCGCTCGCCCCTACCCAGGTGCCGGCCCTCGACGAAGGCGACCCGCCGGCCGTGCTGAGCGCGGTCGACGCCGAACCCGGCTGGCGCGCGGCGGCGCAACGCTGCGCCGCAGTGGCCGCGCAGTTCGCGGATTCGGTGGATCGTGAGGCACGCTTTCCGCGCGAAGCGTTCGACGCGCTCAAACGCGAGCGCCTGCTTTCGGCCATGGTGCCGGCCGCATTCGGCGGCGCGGGGCTGTCGCTCGCGGACGTCGGCGCGATCTGCGAAACGCTTGCGCAAGGCTGTGCGTCCACCGCGATGGTGTATGGGATGCATCAGATCCAGGTGGCCTGCATCGAGGCGCATGGCAGCGACTCGGCGTGGCACCGGCAGTTGCTCGCGCAACTGGTCGAGAACCAATGGCTGCTGGCTTCGGCCACCTCCGAAGAAACCATCGGCGGCAATATGCGCACCAGTGCATGCGCAGTCGAGCTCGACGCTGCGCGCTTTCGCATCGAAAAGCTCGCACCGACGATCTCTTACGGCGCGCACGCCGACGGCGTTCTGGTCACGGCCCGCCGCACCGCCGAGTCGGCTGCGGCGGATCAGGTGCTGATCGTCGCGTTGCGCGCCGACACGCAATTGGAAAAGCGCGGCGGCTGGGATTCGATGGGCATGCGCGGCACCTGCAGCGAGGGCTTCCGGCTCGTCGCCACGGGTCTGGCCGAACAGATCCTGCCGACGCCCTTTGCCGAGATCGCCGATCAGACCATGCTGCCGGTCTCGCACACGCTGTGGGCCTCGGTCTGGACCGGTGTGGCCAGCGACGCGGTGAATCGCGCGAAAGTGTTCTTTCGCGCGCAGGCGCGCTCGAAACCCGGTGAGATTCCGCCGGCCGGCCTGCGCCTCGCCGAAGCGGTCGGTCTGCTGCAGATGATGCAGGCGCGCCTCGCGGTCGCGCTGGAGGCGGCGCGCGCCGCCCACCAGGCACGCCACGGCGGCTCGCAAGCCGATGCGCCGCTCGCGGCCATGCTCGGCTTCGCCTCCGACATGAACACGCTGAAGACGAGCATCTCCACCACCGCGCTGCAGGTCGTGCAGGAAGTGCTGATGATCTGCGGCATGGCGGGCTACAAGAACGGCACACCGTACAGCGTGGGACGCCATTTACGCGACCTGTACTCCGCACCGCTAATGATCAACAACGACCGCATTGCGCAGAACACCGCGAGCCTGTTGCTCGCGCAACGTCCTGCCGCCCCGGGGAGAGCCTGA
- a CDS encoding amino acid--[acyl-carrier-protein] ligase yields the protein MNTMTDTAALAAAAQAAEAPGFRDELLAAGLLIDTGENGLYGRSQIFEDVVDRLNVAITHLGADQQPEVLRFPPAMRRTDFEDSEYLKSFPNLAGTIHSFCGDDMGHRRLLRALDDAMTESDDDRSDSWMAQQKPTRVVLTPAACYPIYPVMARRGPLPASGRTIDVLSYCFRHEPSLDPGRMQMFRQREYVRLGSGEQVMAFRQMWIERGSLLVKLLQLPVEVDLANDPFFGRGGKIVADSQRAQALKFELLIPVADPRGKTACLSFNYHMEHFGAIWKIECDDGTVAHTGCVGFGMERITLALFRHHGLDVNAWPDDVRALLWGDTEARVTHGIASMQTETGVAAQDAGERV from the coding sequence ATGAACACGATGACCGATACCGCCGCCCTCGCCGCTGCCGCTCAGGCAGCAGAAGCGCCGGGCTTTCGCGACGAACTGCTGGCCGCGGGCCTGTTGATCGATACCGGCGAAAACGGCCTGTACGGCCGTAGTCAGATTTTCGAGGACGTGGTGGACCGTCTGAACGTGGCGATCACGCATCTGGGCGCGGACCAGCAGCCCGAAGTGCTGCGCTTTCCGCCCGCCATGCGCCGCACCGACTTCGAAGACAGCGAGTATCTGAAGAGCTTCCCGAATCTGGCCGGCACGATCCACTCGTTCTGCGGCGACGACATGGGCCACCGGCGCCTGTTGCGCGCGCTCGACGACGCCATGACCGAAAGCGACGACGACCGCAGCGACTCGTGGATGGCGCAGCAGAAACCGACCCGCGTGGTGCTCACGCCGGCCGCCTGCTATCCGATCTACCCGGTGATGGCGCGACGCGGTCCGCTGCCCGCCAGCGGCCGCACCATCGACGTGCTGTCGTATTGCTTCCGTCACGAGCCGTCGCTCGATCCCGGCCGCATGCAGATGTTCCGTCAGCGCGAATATGTGCGCCTCGGCAGCGGCGAACAGGTGATGGCATTCCGCCAGATGTGGATCGAGCGCGGCTCGCTGCTCGTGAAACTGCTGCAACTGCCGGTCGAAGTGGATCTCGCCAACGACCCGTTCTTCGGCCGCGGCGGCAAGATCGTCGCCGACAGCCAGCGCGCCCAGGCACTCAAGTTCGAACTGCTGATTCCGGTGGCCGACCCGCGCGGCAAGACCGCTTGCCTGTCGTTCAACTATCACATGGAACACTTCGGCGCGATCTGGAAGATCGAGTGCGACGACGGTACGGTTGCGCATACGGGCTGCGTCGGCTTCGGCATGGAACGCATCACGCTCGCGCTGTTCCGTCATCACGGGCTCGATGTGAACGCCTGGCCGGACGACGTGCGCGCGCTGCTGTGGGGCGATACCGAAGCACGCGTGACGCACGGCATCGCGTCCATGCAGACAGAAACAGGCGTGGCGGCGCAAGACGCCGGAGAGCGCGTATGA
- a CDS encoding DUF1839 family protein, whose product MNPSLTPVPNGAHTAFPLTRRVDLSAAGGVAAATPPAPAPATRLREHAPHALHQGERVWQETNCYVDLWIELLHGFGLDPRAAFGFTVTQDFEGDQFTFFKFPLEDLERLYGTQVQELAIYDSLEARVLAQTSRGHTVLVEVDGYYLPNTRATSYRREHPKTTVGIDFIDPDARRLGYFHNTGYHLLDGEDYDGVFRKLPQFAQQPDLLFPYVEFAKQARPALEGTALAEASAELLCAHLGRRPLTNPISSWRAAFPAHLDTLLERGEKFFHPYSFNLMRQLGANFEFLSKYLLWLSAQGFEIPASIAAAAQSIASESMIMQFRLVRAIARGRRDLCEDCFDVLESAYEKTLPPLAALVL is encoded by the coding sequence ATGAATCCGTCGCTGACACCCGTGCCGAACGGCGCGCACACCGCCTTCCCGCTGACCCGGCGCGTCGATCTGTCCGCCGCGGGCGGCGTTGCCGCGGCCACGCCGCCCGCGCCCGCGCCCGCCACGCGTTTGCGCGAGCATGCGCCACACGCGCTGCACCAAGGCGAGCGCGTGTGGCAAGAAACGAACTGCTACGTGGACCTGTGGATCGAACTGCTGCACGGCTTCGGGCTCGATCCGCGCGCGGCGTTCGGCTTTACCGTCACGCAGGATTTCGAAGGCGATCAGTTCACGTTCTTCAAGTTTCCGCTCGAAGACCTCGAACGGCTCTACGGCACCCAGGTGCAGGAACTGGCCATCTACGATTCGCTCGAAGCGCGCGTGCTCGCGCAGACTTCGCGCGGCCATACGGTGCTGGTGGAAGTAGACGGCTATTACCTGCCGAACACGCGCGCCACGTCGTACCGGCGCGAGCATCCGAAAACCACGGTGGGCATCGACTTCATCGATCCCGACGCGCGCCGTCTCGGCTATTTCCACAACACCGGCTATCACCTGCTCGACGGCGAGGACTACGACGGCGTGTTCCGCAAGCTGCCGCAATTCGCGCAGCAGCCCGACCTGCTGTTTCCTTACGTGGAGTTCGCCAAGCAGGCGCGGCCCGCGCTCGAAGGCACCGCATTGGCGGAAGCGTCGGCGGAATTACTGTGTGCGCACCTGGGACGCCGGCCGCTGACCAATCCGATTTCGTCATGGCGTGCCGCGTTTCCCGCGCATCTCGATACGCTGCTCGAACGCGGCGAAAAATTCTTCCACCCGTACTCGTTCAACCTGATGCGGCAGCTCGGCGCGAACTTCGAGTTCCTCTCGAAGTATCTGCTGTGGCTTTCCGCACAAGGCTTCGAGATTCCGGCATCGATTGCGGCCGCGGCGCAGAGCATCGCCTCGGAGTCGATGATCATGCAGTTCCGGCTCGTGCGGGCCATTGCGCGCGGACGCCGCGATCTGTGCGAAGACTGTTTCGACGTGCTCGAAAGCGCTTACGAAAAGACGCTGCCGCCGCTCGCCGCGCTGGTGCTGTGA
- a CDS encoding glycoside hydrolase family 2 protein, whose product MDALTIDLVPDNGDASGVLANVHHEAGDSGDAVQTNAALARASQTLWPQRLEIGWECLSTAAGACASPADLPAHGWLAAQVPGTVASARRAAGLLDLANPPPLAFDDHWYRLTLEGTGQRRLRLHGLATLAEVWLGGIRLLDSDSMFVAHDLDIELNGSATLALCFRSLAPALAAKRSRARWRPRLVSPPTLRNVRTTLLGHMPGWCPSVQAVGPWRPVELLSDAPHAFDTVDIASRLDGDDGLVSLTLRFLHPHHDANCRASLKCGDAVSSLQWRDAYTLTGSVRVPHVQRWWPHTHGEPTLYALSLQLDDGRAISHALGLVGFRSIEVERGADGMGFALRVNDLPVFCRGACWTSADLVTLSGSEAQLRRAFTLARDAGMNMLRVGGTMVYESDAFYALADEYGMLVWQDFTLANFDYPNDAAFSASIEREATQFLTRTRRFASLAVLCGGSEVDQQAAMFGLPPSMRAQPLFTEQLPAIVARERSDVPYVSNSPSGGVWPFSTNEGVTHYYGVGAYQRPLDDVRRSQVRFAAECLAFANVPDDATLRDALGTTHLHDPRWKATVPRDPGAGWDFDDVRDHYLQTLYGVEPARLRYEDPERYLDLSRAVVAELMADVFAEWRRAGSSCGGALVWQLQDLRPGAGWGLIDATGRPKSALHGLAGTLQPIQVVITDEGLNGLDIHLLNERAQPLHAQLDLLCLRDGSVKVASASCAIELAPHSAQRLSAAACLGQFFDFTHAYRFGPRAHDVTIATLRDKASGRIVSEAFHLPERRIGERHDLGLTVAAERNGDGWQLVIETRRFARFLHIVDTHYRAAHDWFHLPPNRRCVVPLIPLTPPDGLVAHASNAVFKADATYAAPAGEVRAVNAISATFYG is encoded by the coding sequence GTGGACGCATTGACGATCGACCTGGTGCCTGACAATGGCGATGCGAGCGGCGTACTCGCGAACGTTCATCACGAAGCCGGCGATTCTGGCGATGCCGTTCAAACCAATGCCGCATTGGCGCGGGCATCGCAAACACTCTGGCCGCAGCGCCTCGAGATCGGCTGGGAATGTTTGAGCACGGCGGCGGGCGCATGCGCGTCGCCCGCCGATTTGCCCGCGCACGGCTGGCTCGCCGCGCAAGTGCCGGGCACCGTGGCGAGCGCGCGGCGTGCCGCAGGTCTTCTCGACCTCGCCAATCCGCCACCGCTCGCCTTCGACGATCACTGGTATCGGCTCACACTCGAAGGCACCGGCCAACGCCGCTTGCGCCTGCACGGGCTCGCCACGCTCGCCGAAGTCTGGCTCGGCGGCATCAGGCTTCTCGACTCCGATTCGATGTTCGTCGCGCACGATCTCGACATCGAACTGAACGGCAGCGCGACGCTCGCGCTGTGCTTCCGCTCTCTCGCGCCGGCATTGGCGGCAAAACGTTCGCGCGCGCGCTGGCGGCCCCGGCTCGTATCGCCGCCCACCTTGCGCAACGTGCGCACCACCCTGCTTGGCCATATGCCTGGCTGGTGTCCTTCGGTGCAGGCGGTCGGCCCATGGCGTCCCGTCGAACTCCTGAGCGACGCGCCCCACGCATTCGACACCGTGGACATAGCAAGCCGGCTCGACGGCGACGACGGCCTTGTTTCGTTGACGCTACGTTTCCTGCATCCACATCATGATGCGAACTGCCGCGCTTCACTTAAATGCGGGGATGCTGTTTCGTCTTTGCAATGGCGCGATGCATATACACTGACCGGCAGCGTGCGCGTGCCGCACGTGCAGCGCTGGTGGCCGCACACGCACGGCGAACCCACTTTATATGCGTTGTCGTTGCAACTTGATGACGGGCGCGCGATATCTCACGCGTTGGGTCTGGTCGGCTTTCGCAGCATTGAAGTGGAGCGTGGCGCGGACGGCATGGGCTTCGCATTGCGCGTAAATGACCTGCCCGTGTTCTGCCGTGGCGCATGCTGGACCAGCGCGGACCTCGTCACCCTGAGCGGTAGCGAGGCGCAATTGCGTCGCGCTTTTACGCTCGCACGCGATGCGGGCATGAACATGTTGCGCGTGGGCGGCACGATGGTGTACGAGTCCGACGCGTTTTACGCGCTTGCCGACGAATACGGCATGCTCGTCTGGCAAGACTTCACGTTGGCGAATTTCGACTACCCGAACGATGCCGCATTCAGCGCGTCGATCGAGCGCGAGGCCACCCAGTTTCTCACGCGCACACGACGCTTCGCTTCGCTCGCGGTACTGTGCGGCGGCAGCGAGGTCGACCAGCAGGCGGCCATGTTCGGCCTGCCGCCTTCAATGCGCGCGCAACCACTCTTTACCGAACAGTTGCCCGCCATCGTCGCGCGTGAGCGCTCCGACGTGCCGTATGTGAGCAACTCGCCATCGGGAGGCGTGTGGCCGTTTTCGACTAACGAGGGTGTCACTCACTACTATGGCGTGGGCGCCTATCAGCGTCCGCTCGACGACGTGCGCCGCTCGCAAGTGCGCTTTGCCGCCGAATGCCTCGCTTTCGCCAACGTACCCGACGACGCCACCTTGCGCGACGCGCTGGGCACGACCCATCTGCACGATCCGCGCTGGAAGGCCACCGTGCCGCGCGATCCCGGCGCAGGCTGGGATTTCGACGACGTGCGCGACCACTATCTGCAAACGTTGTATGGCGTCGAGCCCGCCCGCCTGCGTTACGAAGACCCCGAGCGTTATCTGGACCTGTCGCGCGCGGTGGTCGCCGAATTGATGGCAGACGTGTTCGCCGAGTGGCGACGCGCCGGCTCGTCATGCGGCGGCGCGCTCGTCTGGCAGCTTCAGGATTTGCGACCCGGCGCAGGCTGGGGCTTGATCGATGCCACAGGACGGCCTAAAAGCGCCCTGCACGGCCTTGCCGGAACGCTGCAACCCATTCAGGTGGTGATCACCGACGAGGGCCTCAACGGCCTCGACATTCATCTGCTCAATGAGCGCGCGCAGCCTTTGCACGCGCAACTCGATCTGCTGTGTCTGCGCGACGGCAGCGTCAAGGTCGCCTCCGCAAGCTGCGCTATCGAACTGGCGCCGCATAGCGCACAGCGTCTGAGCGCGGCCGCGTGCCTCGGTCAGTTCTTCGATTTCACGCACGCGTACCGCTTCGGCCCGCGCGCGCACGACGTGACGATCGCCACGCTGCGCGACAAGGCAAGCGGCCGGATCGTCTCGGAAGCGTTTCATCTGCCGGAGCGGCGCATTGGCGAACGGCATGACCTGGGCTTGACGGTCGCCGCGGAGCGTAACGGCGACGGCTGGCAGCTCGTGATCGAAACAAGGCGTTTTGCGCGCTTCCTTCATATCGTTGATACACACTACCGTGCCGCGCACGACTGGTTCCATCTGCCACCGAACCGCCGTTGCGTCGTGCCGCTCATCCCGCTCACACCGCCGGACGGTTTGGTTGCACACGCATCGAATGCCGTGTTTAAAGCTGATGCAACATATGCGGCGCCCGCCGGAGAAGTTCGCGCGGTCAATGCGATATCCGCCACGTTCTACGGCTGA